A genomic window from Candidatus Rokuibacteriota bacterium includes:
- a CDS encoding D-alanine--D-alanine ligase family protein, which translates to MAKKLRVGVVFGGESGEHEVSLAGAASVMAAMDRERFEPVPIGITREGRWLVGGDPLRALAQEAAGKALGEGGPEASVKQELAVRAGGAASSTALQRVESSEGLPPGLRERLDVVWIMLHGPRGEDGTIQGLLELAGLPYVGAAVLASAIGMDKAAMKDMFRAHGLPVVDYLVVKRHEWRRDPAAIERAVAETIGFPCFVKPANLGSSVGISKVKAPEDLAAALALAAGHDRRVLVERAVQGREVEVAVLGNDEPQASVPGQVCFAREWYDYETKYGAGHTTFKVPAPLGPEVTARVRELAIRAFKAIDCAGLARVDFFIEGEAGVLVNEINTLPGFTATSAYPKLWEASGISYTELISRLIDLALERR; encoded by the coding sequence ATGGCGAAGAAGCTCCGCGTGGGCGTGGTCTTCGGCGGCGAATCGGGCGAGCACGAGGTGTCGCTCGCCGGCGCGGCGTCCGTGATGGCCGCCATGGACCGCGAGCGCTTCGAGCCGGTGCCGATCGGCATCACGCGCGAGGGGCGCTGGCTCGTGGGCGGCGACCCGCTGCGGGCGCTCGCCCAGGAGGCCGCGGGCAAGGCGCTCGGCGAAGGCGGCCCCGAGGCGTCGGTCAAGCAGGAGCTCGCGGTCCGCGCGGGCGGCGCGGCGTCCTCGACGGCGCTCCAGCGCGTCGAGTCGAGCGAGGGCCTGCCGCCGGGCCTCCGTGAGCGGCTCGACGTGGTCTGGATCATGCTCCACGGCCCCCGCGGCGAGGACGGCACGATCCAGGGCCTGCTCGAGCTGGCGGGGCTGCCGTACGTGGGCGCGGCCGTGCTCGCCTCGGCCATCGGCATGGACAAGGCCGCGATGAAGGACATGTTCCGCGCCCATGGTCTGCCGGTCGTGGACTATCTCGTCGTGAAGCGCCACGAATGGCGGCGCGACCCCGCCGCGATCGAGCGCGCCGTCGCTGAAACCATCGGATTCCCCTGCTTCGTCAAACCCGCCAACCTCGGCTCGAGCGTCGGCATCAGCAAGGTCAAGGCGCCGGAGGACCTGGCCGCCGCGCTGGCCCTGGCCGCCGGACACGACCGCCGCGTGCTGGTCGAGCGCGCCGTGCAGGGGCGAGAGGTCGAGGTCGCCGTGCTGGGCAACGACGAGCCGCAGGCATCCGTCCCGGGCCAGGTCTGCTTTGCTCGCGAGTGGTACGACTACGAGACCAAGTACGGTGCCGGCCACACGACCTTCAAGGTGCCGGCGCCGCTCGGCCCCGAGGTGACGGCGCGGGTGCGCGAGCTGGCGATCCGCGCGTTCAAGGCCATCGACTGCGCGGGGCTCGCGCGCGTGGACTTCTTCATCGAGGGGGAGGCGGGCGTGCTCGTCAACGAGATCAACACCCTGCCCGGCTTCACCGCGACGAGCGCCTACCCCAAGCTCTGGGAGGCCTCGGGCATCTCCTACACCGAGCTGATCTCCCGCCTGATCGATCTCGCCCTCGAGCGCCGGTGA
- a CDS encoding MFS transporter, translated as MSARGRLAYSARGRFTYSARGRFTYSDRAWLAAICASELGTLLVFSNFSALLPILQKDWGLSNSEAGLIVSFYQFGYIGAVMILATLTDYMPPRRIYLWSAFWTAAASLAFAFWAQGFLSAILLRGAVGLGLAGTYMPGMRMVAERFAEGRRGFAMGCYIGSFTLGTSVSLLLTGWANGLWGWRWAFALTAAGPLLAGLIGWFVLPRGMAAAPKPVPSSGRPGAASTNRERLGPVLKNRPAMRLITAYGAHTFELMGMRGWIVPFFTASLVASGAALAEANQRAALAASAVLAIGALPHPFTGLVSDRFGRARPISVLMLLSAACSFAIGWGLAWPFSTLVALGLLYGVLITSESAIVSTGIADAAESTYLGRTMALQSTVGFTAGALSPWAVGFVLDWAPRWGASAESKWIWGFGLLGAVALLGPLTVRFKEFTRAGCR; from the coding sequence GTGAGCGCCCGCGGCCGACTCGCCTACAGCGCCCGCGGCCGGTTCACCTACAGCGCCCGCGGCCGGTTCACCTACAGCGACCGCGCCTGGCTCGCCGCCATCTGCGCCTCCGAGCTCGGGACACTGCTGGTCTTCTCCAACTTCTCGGCGCTCCTGCCCATCCTCCAGAAGGACTGGGGGCTCAGCAATAGCGAGGCGGGACTGATCGTCTCCTTCTACCAGTTCGGCTATATCGGCGCGGTCATGATCCTCGCGACCCTGACCGACTACATGCCGCCGCGCCGCATCTATCTCTGGAGCGCGTTCTGGACGGCCGCGGCCAGCCTGGCCTTCGCGTTCTGGGCGCAGGGGTTCCTCTCGGCCATCCTCCTGCGCGGCGCCGTCGGGCTCGGGCTCGCCGGCACGTACATGCCGGGCATGCGCATGGTCGCCGAGCGCTTCGCTGAAGGCCGGCGCGGCTTCGCCATGGGCTGCTATATCGGCAGCTTCACCCTTGGCACATCCGTGTCGCTCCTGCTGACGGGCTGGGCCAATGGGCTGTGGGGCTGGCGCTGGGCCTTCGCGCTGACGGCGGCGGGGCCGCTCCTGGCAGGGCTGATCGGCTGGTTCGTCCTGCCCCGTGGGATGGCGGCTGCGCCCAAGCCCGTTCCCTCGAGCGGGAGGCCAGGCGCCGCCAGCACCAATAGAGAGCGGCTGGGCCCTGTCCTCAAGAACCGCCCCGCCATGCGGCTCATCACGGCCTACGGTGCGCACACCTTCGAGCTCATGGGCATGCGCGGCTGGATCGTCCCCTTCTTCACCGCGAGCCTCGTCGCCTCGGGAGCGGCCCTGGCCGAGGCCAACCAGCGGGCCGCGCTCGCGGCCTCGGCCGTGCTGGCCATCGGCGCCCTGCCCCATCCCTTCACGGGCCTGGTCTCCGATCGCTTCGGCCGCGCGCGGCCGATCAGCGTGCTCATGCTGCTCTCGGCGGCGTGCTCGTTCGCGATCGGCTGGGGTCTCGCCTGGCCGTTCTCCACCCTCGTCGCGCTCGGGCTCCTCTACGGCGTGCTCATCACGTCCGAGTCGGCCATCGTCTCGACCGGCATCGCCGATGCGGCCGAGTCGACCTATCTCGGGCGAACCATGGCGCTCCAGTCCACGGTGGGCTTCACGGCCGGCGCGCTGTCACCATGGGCCGTGGGATTCGTGCTCGACTGGGCGCCGCGCTGGGGCGCCTCGGCCGAGTCCAAGTGGATCTGGGGCTTCGGGCTCCTCGGCGCCGTGGCGCTGCTGGGACCGCTCACGGTGCGCTTCAAGGAGTTCACGCGCGCAGGCTGCCGATAA
- a CDS encoding replication-associated recombination protein A — translation MDLFDPPPSATPAAPAPLADRIRPRTLDEVVGQQHLIGPGKVLRRALEEGQLHSMILWGPPGTGKTTLASLMAHVAGARFVLFSAVLAGVKEIRQVVAEAEADRARGGKRTILFVDEIHRFNKSQQDAFLPHVEKGTLILIGATTENPSFEVNAALLSRCRVYVLQPLSEEDIVAILERALRDPERGLGGTAAAADTDALRLIARLSDGDARGALNILELTVTLHAGAVTEGAIRDAVQKKALLYDKSGEEHYNLISALHKSLRDSDPDGALYWLGRMLEAGEDALYVARRLVRFASEDVGNADPQALRLALDAKEAYHFLGSPEGDLALAQAACYLALAPKSNAVYAAWNQVRQDIQDKPAEPVPLHLRNAPTGLMANQGYGKGYQYAHDAAEARVSQEHLPEALRGRVYYRPVDRGLEKELAARLEAWRKWREQQGKR, via the coding sequence GTGGATCTCTTCGATCCCCCGCCGTCCGCCACGCCCGCCGCCCCCGCTCCGCTCGCGGATCGCATCCGACCGCGCACCCTCGACGAGGTCGTGGGCCAGCAGCACCTGATCGGCCCGGGCAAGGTCCTCCGCCGCGCGCTCGAAGAGGGGCAGCTTCACTCCATGATCCTCTGGGGCCCGCCGGGCACCGGCAAAACGACGCTTGCGTCGCTCATGGCGCACGTCGCGGGCGCGCGCTTCGTGCTCTTCTCGGCGGTGCTGGCGGGCGTCAAGGAGATCCGGCAGGTCGTGGCCGAGGCCGAGGCGGACCGGGCGCGCGGCGGCAAGCGCACCATCCTCTTCGTGGACGAGATCCACCGCTTCAACAAGAGCCAGCAGGACGCCTTCCTGCCCCACGTCGAGAAGGGCACGCTCATCCTCATCGGCGCCACCACGGAGAACCCGTCCTTCGAAGTCAACGCCGCGCTCCTCTCGCGCTGCCGCGTCTACGTGCTCCAGCCGCTGTCGGAGGAGGACATCGTGGCCATCCTCGAGCGCGCGCTGCGCGATCCCGAGCGCGGGCTCGGCGGGACGGCCGCCGCTGCCGATACCGACGCGCTGAGGCTGATCGCGCGCCTCTCGGACGGCGACGCGCGAGGCGCGCTGAACATCCTCGAGCTGACGGTGACGCTGCACGCGGGCGCGGTGACGGAAGGCGCGATCCGCGACGCCGTCCAGAAGAAGGCGCTCCTCTACGACAAGTCGGGCGAGGAGCACTACAACCTGATCTCGGCCCTGCACAAGTCGCTGCGCGACTCCGACCCCGACGGCGCGCTCTACTGGCTCGGGCGCATGCTGGAGGCCGGTGAGGACGCGCTCTACGTCGCGCGGCGCCTCGTGCGCTTCGCCTCCGAGGACGTGGGCAACGCGGACCCGCAGGCGCTGCGCCTGGCGCTCGACGCCAAGGAGGCCTATCACTTCCTGGGCTCGCCCGAGGGTGACCTCGCGCTCGCGCAGGCGGCCTGCTACCTGGCGCTCGCGCCCAAGTCGAACGCCGTCTACGCCGCGTGGAACCAGGTCCGCCAGGACATCCAGGACAAGCCCGCCGAGCCCGTGCCGCTACACCTCCGCAACGCCCCGACCGGGCTCATGGCGAACCAGGGATACGGCAAGGGCTACCAGTACGCGCACGACGCAGCGGAGGCGCGCGTGAGCCAGGAACATCTGCCCGAGGCGCTGCGCGGCCGCGTCTATTACCGGCCCGTGGACCGCGGGCTCGAGAAGGAGTTGGCAGCGCGCCTCGAGGCGTGGAGGAAGTGGCGGGAGCAGCAGGGCAAGCGGTGA
- a CDS encoding HAD-IA family hydrolase, translating into MTQSPPVCVFDLDHTLVSSPLDLKAVGREMEAFVRERGLPLPRRELRWSGPELFAFVRSEAPHLEAEILAIPQRHERHAMEQAVLEPFADEALRAMRQLGFATAIWTNNDRVVADFVLARFDLLPHLDLVVTRDDVTALKPDPDGLRVVRLRWPAAPHMVMVGDAWVDGLAAQAGGIPFIAYRADPAELDRRGVSVTARITSLLDLPAALA; encoded by the coding sequence GTGACGCAGAGCCCTCCCGTCTGCGTCTTCGACCTTGACCACACCCTCGTCAGCTCGCCGCTCGATCTCAAGGCGGTGGGGCGCGAGATGGAAGCATTCGTGCGCGAGCGGGGCCTGCCCCTGCCCCGGCGCGAGCTGCGCTGGTCGGGGCCCGAGCTGTTCGCCTTCGTGCGAAGCGAGGCCCCCCATCTCGAGGCGGAGATCCTCGCCATTCCCCAACGCCACGAGCGGCACGCCATGGAGCAGGCGGTGCTGGAGCCCTTCGCCGACGAGGCGCTCCGCGCCATGAGGCAACTGGGCTTCGCCACCGCGATCTGGACCAACAACGACCGCGTGGTCGCCGACTTCGTCCTCGCGCGCTTCGACCTGCTGCCTCACCTGGACCTGGTCGTGACCCGCGACGACGTCACCGCGCTTAAGCCGGATCCCGACGGCCTCCGCGTGGTCCGCCTACGCTGGCCCGCGGCGCCCCACATGGTGATGGTGGGCGACGCCTGGGTGGACGGGCTCGCCGCCCAGGCCGGCGGCATTCCCTTCATCGCCTACCGCGCGGACCCGGCCGAGCTCGACCGCCGCGGCGTCAGCGTCACGGCCCGCATCACCTCGCTCCTCGATCTCCCCGCTGCGCTGGCGTAG
- a CDS encoding GntR family transcriptional regulator → MARESSRIAPPSGLRVNRKSAVPVHVQLMTQIRHLISTGALKPGMQLPTVRQLAGFLRINPNTVARALADLERDGYVEGQQGRGTFVADRPTREGRAAHSLQRLVGESLERVRRLGFTQDEFLAALASSAPAGRAGKVARRRAILVECNDAELARYRDELEAELPLQVDRMLVDEFEAKAARDPGFLKGYRVVITTFFHIHEVRRVMPPDGPPTVALLAEASIKTLLRLTELPEGSTVGLVCTTASGGQNLLRSVQSAGLMHVTPVLASTDDSWSLDRMLERTRTVVCSEQAAARIRESLPKDVELIVADRTLDSGGIELLRDLLNQPDRGQPDRGTAHGG, encoded by the coding sequence ATGGCGCGTGAGTCGTCACGCATAGCGCCACCCTCGGGGCTCCGGGTCAACCGCAAGAGCGCCGTGCCCGTGCACGTGCAGCTCATGACCCAGATCCGCCACCTGATCTCCACGGGCGCGCTCAAGCCGGGCATGCAGCTGCCCACGGTGCGCCAGCTGGCGGGCTTCCTCCGCATCAATCCCAACACGGTCGCCCGCGCCCTCGCCGACCTCGAGCGCGACGGCTATGTCGAGGGGCAGCAGGGACGCGGCACCTTCGTGGCCGACCGCCCGACGCGGGAGGGGCGCGCGGCGCACAGCCTCCAGCGCCTGGTCGGCGAGAGCCTCGAGCGCGTGCGGCGGCTCGGCTTCACACAGGACGAATTCCTGGCCGCGCTGGCCTCGAGCGCGCCGGCGGGCCGCGCGGGCAAGGTAGCGCGCCGCCGCGCCATCCTGGTCGAGTGCAACGACGCGGAGCTGGCGCGCTACCGAGACGAGCTCGAGGCGGAGCTGCCGCTCCAGGTCGACCGGATGCTGGTGGACGAGTTCGAGGCGAAAGCCGCCCGTGATCCCGGCTTCCTCAAGGGTTACCGGGTCGTGATCACGACCTTCTTTCACATCCACGAGGTGAGGCGCGTCATGCCGCCGGACGGCCCGCCTACCGTGGCCCTGCTGGCCGAGGCAAGCATCAAGACGCTCCTGCGGCTGACCGAGCTGCCCGAGGGCTCCACCGTGGGACTGGTCTGCACGACCGCGAGCGGCGGCCAGAACCTCCTGCGCTCCGTGCAGTCGGCGGGGCTCATGCACGTCACCCCGGTACTCGCTTCCACGGACGACAGCTGGTCGCTGGACCGCATGCTGGAGCGCACGCGCACCGTCGTCTGCTCCGAGCAAGCCGCGGCCCGCATCCGGGAGAGCCTGCCCAAGGATGTCGAGCTGATCGTGGCCGACCGTACGCTGGACAGCGGCGGCATCGAGCTCCTACGCGATCTCCTCAACCAGCCCGACCGCGGGCAGCCCGACCGCGGGACTGCGCACGGCGGCTGA
- the mgtE gene encoding magnesium transporter: protein MDTSERLLRAAEELLQNRDDVRATQALVEAHAADIAHVLQQLPLADRATIFRSLRQDQAGDVLSELDDATLLELVRALDDVEVSMILDRMPAEHAADVVDELSSEHAEKILDLMEEEKSEEIQEILEYPEDSAGRLMSQDVVAIRETSTVEEAIQHIRKTVTEERPFGVYAVDDHQHLIGRVPLRRLLLADPRSLILGILEAEEVVSVNATMDKEEVARVVVKYDLVTVPVVDDQNRLVGTITVDDVMDVVQEEASEDIFRMAGSDAAELERRSPRQVAMLRLPWVLLTLLIEMLAGVVIHYFDQTLGKVILLASFMPVIQAISGNTGLQSVTMVVRGLATGQVQLSRWWEPLWRQAQTSAILGAVCAVVVGSIGLLWHSFTFGFVVATSMFVSVNLSGCAGTAIPMLSKRLGFDPALTAGPFETAFQDVLGVTIFLSLATLLLRWLV, encoded by the coding sequence ATGGACACGAGCGAGCGCCTGCTACGCGCAGCCGAAGAGCTGCTCCAGAACCGCGACGACGTTCGCGCAACTCAGGCGCTCGTCGAAGCCCACGCGGCCGACATCGCCCACGTGCTCCAGCAGCTGCCGCTCGCCGACCGCGCGACGATCTTCCGCTCGCTCCGGCAGGACCAGGCCGGCGACGTCCTGTCCGAGCTCGACGACGCCACGCTGCTCGAGCTCGTGCGCGCCCTGGACGACGTCGAGGTGTCGATGATCCTCGACCGGATGCCGGCGGAGCACGCGGCCGACGTCGTGGACGAGCTCTCGAGCGAGCATGCGGAAAAGATCCTGGACCTCATGGAAGAGGAGAAGTCGGAAGAGATCCAGGAGATCCTCGAGTATCCCGAAGACTCGGCGGGGCGCCTCATGTCCCAGGACGTCGTGGCAATCCGCGAGACGTCGACCGTCGAGGAGGCCATCCAGCACATCAGGAAGACCGTCACCGAGGAGCGCCCCTTCGGCGTGTACGCGGTGGACGATCACCAGCACCTCATCGGGCGGGTGCCGCTCCGGCGCCTCCTTCTCGCCGACCCGCGCAGCCTCATCCTCGGCATCCTCGAAGCGGAGGAGGTCGTGAGCGTCAACGCGACGATGGACAAGGAAGAGGTCGCGCGGGTCGTCGTGAAGTACGACCTCGTGACCGTCCCGGTCGTGGACGACCAGAACCGGCTGGTGGGCACCATCACCGTGGACGACGTCATGGACGTGGTCCAGGAGGAAGCATCGGAAGACATCTTCCGCATGGCCGGCTCGGATGCCGCCGAGCTCGAGCGCCGCTCCCCGCGCCAGGTCGCCATGCTGCGCCTGCCCTGGGTGCTGCTGACGCTGCTGATCGAGATGCTGGCGGGCGTGGTCATCCACTACTTCGACCAGACCCTCGGCAAGGTCATCCTCCTGGCGTCCTTTATGCCGGTGATCCAGGCGATCTCCGGCAATACGGGCCTCCAGTCGGTAACGATGGTCGTGCGGGGCTTGGCGACGGGACAGGTCCAGCTCAGCCGGTGGTGGGAGCCGCTCTGGAGGCAGGCCCAGACGTCCGCCATCCTCGGGGCTGTCTGCGCCGTGGTGGTCGGCTCGATCGGGCTCTTGTGGCACTCCTTCACCTTCGGGTTCGTGGTCGCCACCTCCATGTTCGTCTCGGTCAATCTCTCGGGCTGCGCGGGGACGGCGATCCCCATGCTGTCCAAGCGGCTGGGCTTCGACCCCGCCCTCACGGCCGGCCCGTTCGAGACCGCCTTCCAGGACGTTCTCGGCGTCACGATCTTCCTCTCTCTCGCCACCCTCCTCCTCCGCTGGCTCGTCTAG
- a CDS encoding tetratricopeptide repeat protein: MVHLRAFSGLLLAGLVAVSAGPALALDEAERLMLVGEKSYEDGLYALSRRTLERFLERFPGDKRAGEAMLLLGKARLSQGSLEAALDAFRKTEGFSPVPGKPQEARFWEAETLYRLKRFTDARAAYARVISAEPASPLLPDALYSIGWTDLELKRRDAAVIEFGRLVKEFPDHAAGPSAAIQLARALIETKHADEAVAVLEPFPAKYPEHRLVPEARYYLARARLAAGDMDKGVAELRAFARANPGHELALSARRVALDTQIKAGKKKELAEEYAALMGQKPPAPEGLYDAGTIAAALDRPRDADAAWARLRKEFPEHVLTARASLEQAQTAFGKKNFKDAATLGRAAAKSPEDAVRGEALLVVGESEMKLRHPAQALPAFQAAADTPGLEPALHFRALAGSGLAHEDQKQWTQAAKYYEDVAEKSPDKTLANWAKTRRAAIAAHLKPAPKPAPKPAPKTDKKR; the protein is encoded by the coding sequence ATGGTGCACCTCCGCGCGTTCTCCGGCTTGCTCCTCGCGGGACTCGTAGCCGTCTCCGCCGGGCCCGCGCTGGCCCTCGACGAGGCCGAGCGCCTCATGCTGGTCGGCGAGAAGTCCTACGAGGACGGGCTCTACGCGCTCTCCCGCCGCACGCTCGAGCGCTTTCTCGAGCGCTTCCCCGGTGACAAGCGGGCTGGCGAGGCGATGCTCCTCCTGGGCAAGGCCCGGCTCTCCCAGGGGTCTCTCGAGGCCGCGCTCGACGCCTTCAGGAAGACGGAGGGGTTCTCGCCCGTTCCCGGGAAGCCCCAGGAAGCGCGCTTCTGGGAGGCCGAGACGCTGTACCGGCTGAAGCGCTTCACCGACGCGCGCGCGGCCTATGCCCGCGTCATCTCGGCCGAGCCTGCCTCGCCGCTCCTCCCCGACGCCCTCTACTCGATCGGCTGGACCGACCTCGAGCTCAAGCGCCGGGATGCGGCCGTGATCGAGTTCGGACGGCTCGTCAAGGAATTTCCCGATCACGCGGCGGGGCCCTCGGCCGCCATCCAGCTCGCCCGCGCCCTCATCGAGACGAAGCACGCCGACGAGGCCGTGGCGGTGCTCGAGCCGTTCCCGGCGAAGTACCCGGAGCACCGGCTGGTGCCGGAGGCGCGCTACTACCTGGCGCGCGCCCGGCTGGCGGCGGGCGACATGGACAAGGGCGTGGCCGAGCTCCGGGCCTTCGCGCGGGCCAACCCGGGGCACGAGCTGGCGCTCTCCGCGCGCCGCGTAGCGCTCGACACCCAGATCAAGGCCGGCAAGAAGAAGGAGCTCGCCGAGGAGTACGCGGCGCTGATGGGCCAGAAGCCTCCGGCGCCCGAAGGCCTCTACGACGCGGGCACCATCGCGGCGGCCCTCGACCGCCCGCGCGACGCAGACGCCGCGTGGGCGCGGCTCAGGAAAGAATTCCCGGAGCACGTCTTGACCGCCCGCGCCTCGCTGGAGCAGGCTCAGACGGCGTTCGGCAAGAAGAACTTCAAGGACGCCGCGACGCTGGGGCGCGCCGCCGCCAAGAGCCCCGAGGACGCCGTGCGGGGCGAGGCGCTCCTTGTCGTCGGCGAGAGCGAGATGAAGCTACGGCACCCCGCCCAGGCGCTCCCGGCCTTCCAGGCCGCTGCGGACACGCCCGGGCTCGAGCCCGCGCTCCACTTCCGCGCGCTGGCAGGCAGCGGGCTCGCCCACGAGGACCAGAAGCAGTGGACGCAGGCCGCGAAGTACTACGAAGACGTCGCGGAGAAGAGCCCGGACAAGACGCTGGCCAACTGGGCCAAGACGCGCCGCGCGGCGATCGCGGCCCACCTCAAGCCGGCGCCCAAGCCGGCGCCCAAGCCGGCGCCCAAGACGGACAAGAAGCGATGA